A region from the Aegilops tauschii subsp. strangulata cultivar AL8/78 chromosome 5, Aet v6.0, whole genome shotgun sequence genome encodes:
- the LOC141022884 gene encoding uncharacterized protein: MEHCILTSRPRTQAGRFVRSRPILLKLCDVHACSRAPRSIKYELAWEREESLATAVREGWEKGHADSMQSLHEKLQTVAGDLSTWERAHFGNIRQEISRLKLQLQELRQIPNRAGPTHAEIKICDRLSAFVPGRLITDNIIAAYECLHFMKRNKAKKHQSCALKLDMMKAYDRVEWAYLRAIMLKLGFSERWVEIVMVLEFKPSRVIRQGDPISPYLFLIAAEGLSCLLKSKDESSNMHGLQVAPSAPPVNHLLFADDSLLFFKENGVGATEVNHALESYCQASGQRINYDKSSIFFSKGVSESTRLVIKTVLNVPNETLNEKYLGMSSDIGTSKNGAFKYLKDRLWSKVQGWIENCMSTAGKEGLILRIGNGATTNIWRDNWLPRNEMLRPYGCISGNPPQLVSELIDSTSASWNKQRVNEVFMPMDAMIVLGIPLCTRNIDDFWCWNFESKGVFTVKFAYRMLSETKQRREAWLEGVPATSTLQSEEGMWKKLWKTDVPTKVRMFLWRLSKHSLPTEDVRAHHHMSASSRCGLCRMPDSWKHSLMQCTMSRCIWVLVDEDLVHKMTASTELQAKQWLFSLMESLTRDQFALISITLWSIWYARRKAIHEGIF, translated from the exons ATGGAGCATTGCATTCTCACCAGCCGTCCTAGAACACAAGCTGGCCGCTTCGTCCGATCACGTCCTATTCTGCTCAAGCTCTGCGACGTGCATGCATGCAGCAGGGCCCCGCGCTCCATTAAATACGAGCTGGCCTGGGAGAGGGAGGAATCTCTGGCGACAGCTGTGCGTGAGGGATGGGAGAAAGGACACGCAGATTCGATGCAATCATTGCATGAGAAACTGCAAACAGTGGCGGGAGACTTGAGCACCTGGGAGCGGGCGCATTTTGGCAACATCCGACAGGAAATCTCCCGCCTAAAGCTGCAGCTACAGGAGCTTCGTCAGATCCCTAACAGAGCTGGCCCCACGCACGCTGAAATAAAGATATGTGATAGATTG TCTGCTTTTGTCCCTGGAAGGTTGATCACGGATAATATTATAGCTGCATACGAGTGTTTGCACTTCATGAAGAGAAACAAGGCAAAGAAACATCAGTCATGTGCGCTCAAACTGGATATGATGAAAGCTTATGACAGAGTAGAATGGGCCTATCTTCGGGCCATTATGCTCAAGCTTGGTTTTTCTGAAAGGTGGGTAGAGATTGTCATGGTCCTG GAATTTAAACCATCACGAGTAATCAGACAAGGGGACCCGATATCTccatacttgttcttgatagcagcagagggcctttcgtgcctctTAAAATCAAAAGATGAGTCATCAAACATGCATGGTCTACAGGTAGCACCTTCCGCGCCACCGGTAAACCATCTACTCTTTGCAGATGACAGCCTGCTGTTCTTCAAGGAAAACGGTGTGGGGGCTACCGAGGTGAACCATGCTCTGGAAAGTTACTGTCAGGCTTCAGGACAGCGAATCAACTATGACAAATCATCTATCTTCTTCAGCAAAGGTGTTTCAGAAAGCACACGTTTGGTGATAAAAACGGTGCTGAATGTGCCAAACGAGACTCTGAATGAAAAATACCTTGGCATGTCGTCTGATATTGGTACTTCAAAAAATGGTGCCTTCAAGTACTTAAAAGACAGACTCTGGAGCAAGGTGCAAGGTTGGATTGAAAATTGCATGTCCACAGCTGGTAAGGAG GGTCTGATCCTGCGGATTGGTAATGGTGCAACCACCAATATATGGAGGGATAACTGGCTTCCAAGAAATGAGATGTTGCGACCTTATGGGTGCATCTCTGGTAACCCACCGCAGCTTGTGTCAGAGTTGATAGACTCAACCTCAGCTAGTTGGAACAAGCAAAGGGTGAACGAGGTGTTTATGCCAATGGACGCAATGATCGTATTGGGCATCCCTCTTTGCACACGCAATATAGATGACTTCTGGTGCTGGAATTTTGAGAGTAAGGGCGTTTTCACAGTAAAATTTGCGTACAGAATGTTATCTGAAACTAAGCAGCGTCGTGAGGCTTGGCTTGAGGGGGTACCGGCAACGTCAACACTACAGTCAGAGGAAGGGATGTGGAAGAAGCTTTGGAAAACTGACGTACCAACCAAAGTTCGGATGTTTCTCTGGCGACTTTCAAAACATTCCCTACCCACGGAAGATGTGCGTGCTCATCATCACATGTCGGCCTCTAGCAGATGTGGGCTATGCAGAATGCCTGACTCATGGAAACACTCGCTGATGCAATGTACAATGTCTAGGTGTATATGGGTGCTGGTGGACGAGGATCTCGTACATAAAATGACGGCTTCGACCGAACTGCAAGCGAAGCAATGGCTGTTTTCGTTGATGGAGTCATTAACTCGTGATCAGTTTGCCCTAATTTCAATAACTCTGTGGTCGATATGGTACGCGAGGCGCAAGGCGATCCATGAGGGAATTTTCTAG